From Erwinia sp. HDF1-3R, one genomic window encodes:
- a CDS encoding glycoside hydrolase family 32 protein gives MTYSIADAEQELQAKHARLNLRWYPRYHLAARAGWMNDPNGLIWFEGWYHAFYQHHPYSTQWGPMHWGHARSKDLLHWEHLPVALAPEGTEDKDGCFSGSAVVDGDTLALIYTGHKFHGDARNDENLYQVQCLATSRDGVHFRREGIIVDTPAGLHHFRDPKVWREGDSWYMVVGARVGDTGQVRLYRSADLREWQEEGILDQAKSDMGFMWECPDFFLLEGKRVLMFSPQGLAAKGFENCNLFQSGYLVGDWQPGQPFVRTEEFVEMDHGHDFYAPQSFLTPDGRRIVIGWLDMWESPLPEQQDGWAGMLSLPRELSLNEHNRLQMRPAKEVEALRQSWFPWPVSTLRNQAVLMAKKGEAMEVVLHWDCANCDAEQFGLSLGEGLRVYVDSQMQRLVLERRYPQHGLCGTRSVPLVAGAALALRLFIDSSSVEVFVNDGQACLSSRIYPDADHRELSLFAWQGAATLSDAGAWALE, from the coding sequence ATGACCTACTCAATTGCTGACGCTGAACAGGAACTTCAGGCTAAACACGCGAGGTTAAACCTGCGCTGGTACCCGCGCTATCACCTGGCCGCAAGAGCGGGCTGGATGAACGATCCTAATGGCCTGATCTGGTTTGAGGGTTGGTATCACGCTTTTTACCAGCATCATCCCTATTCCACCCAGTGGGGACCGATGCACTGGGGACATGCGCGGAGCAAAGATTTGCTTCACTGGGAGCACTTACCCGTTGCTCTGGCCCCGGAAGGAACGGAAGACAAAGACGGCTGTTTTTCTGGCTCGGCGGTGGTTGATGGCGATACCCTGGCGCTCATTTACACCGGGCATAAATTTCACGGCGACGCCAGAAACGACGAGAATCTTTATCAGGTACAGTGCCTGGCAACCAGCCGCGATGGTGTTCACTTTAGGCGGGAGGGGATTATCGTGGATACGCCTGCCGGCCTGCATCACTTTCGCGATCCTAAGGTCTGGCGCGAAGGGGATAGCTGGTACATGGTCGTTGGTGCACGCGTTGGCGACACCGGGCAAGTACGGCTATACCGATCGGCCGATCTGCGTGAGTGGCAGGAAGAGGGCATTCTGGACCAGGCGAAAAGCGATATGGGCTTTATGTGGGAGTGTCCTGACTTCTTTCTCCTCGAGGGTAAACGCGTCCTGATGTTCTCTCCACAGGGGCTGGCCGCGAAGGGTTTTGAGAACTGCAACCTGTTCCAGAGCGGCTATCTGGTCGGTGACTGGCAGCCCGGCCAGCCGTTTGTCCGCACGGAAGAATTTGTCGAAATGGATCACGGGCACGATTTCTATGCCCCGCAGAGTTTTCTGACGCCAGATGGCCGGCGTATCGTCATTGGCTGGCTGGATATGTGGGAATCGCCGCTGCCGGAGCAACAGGATGGCTGGGCGGGGATGTTATCTCTACCCCGTGAACTGAGCCTTAATGAGCATAATCGCCTGCAGATGCGGCCAGCGAAAGAGGTGGAAGCTTTGCGTCAGTCCTGGTTCCCCTGGCCGGTGAGTACCCTGAGAAACCAGGCGGTTCTGATGGCGAAGAAAGGGGAGGCCATGGAAGTTGTACTTCACTGGGATTGCGCGAATTGTGATGCGGAACAATTTGGTCTGAGCCTCGGGGAAGGCCTGCGTGTCTATGTCGATAGCCAGATGCAGCGTCTGGTGCTGGAGCGCCGCTACCCTCAGCACGGATTATGTGGCACGAGAAGCGTACCCTTAGTGGCAGGCGCGGCTCTGGCTTTACGTTTATTTATCGACAGCTCTTCAGTAGAAGTGTTTGTTAATGACGGTCAGGCATGCCTGAGTAGCCGAATTTACCCTGATGCTGACCACCGGGAGCTAAGTTTGTTCGCCTGGCAAGGAGCGGCGACATTATCAGATGCAGGCGCCTGGGCGCTGGAGTAA
- a CDS encoding MFS transporter, translating into MMKTRHSHSYLILSALLFFFFVAWSATGSLLSIWLHQEVGLKAGEIGILFSVISLSTLCVQVFYGFIQDKLGLRKNLLWFITALLILSGPAYLLFGFLLKLNVFLGSLFGGVYIGLTFNGGVGVLESYTERVARQSQFEFGKARMWGSLGWAVATFFAGLLFNINPKVNFAVASCSGLIFFMLLIRLRVSSASHAMQEAVSGGKVTLKDALRLLTLPRFRALIFFVVGTCIYSVYDQQFPAYFTSQFPTQQEGNAMYGYLNSFQVLLEAAGMFCAPWLVNRVGAKNGLIFAGMVMAMRMIASGLVEGPLLISITKLLHAVELPILLIAIFKYNSLNFDKRLSATLYLVGFACTSSVVATLLSPLAGYSYEKYGFAQSYLFMGLMVFGITFISIFLLRSSKPSGDPQGRNFLLAE; encoded by the coding sequence ATGATGAAAACCCGCCACTCTCACAGTTATCTGATACTCAGCGCGCTGTTATTCTTTTTCTTTGTGGCCTGGTCTGCTACAGGTTCGCTGCTCTCTATCTGGCTGCATCAGGAAGTCGGTTTGAAAGCAGGGGAGATCGGGATCCTTTTTTCAGTGATCTCGCTGTCCACGCTGTGCGTGCAAGTTTTTTATGGTTTTATTCAGGACAAGCTTGGTCTGCGTAAAAATTTACTCTGGTTTATCACGGCACTGTTGATCTTATCCGGCCCAGCCTATCTGCTTTTTGGCTTCCTGTTGAAACTGAACGTCTTTCTCGGAAGTCTCTTTGGTGGTGTCTATATCGGTCTGACATTCAATGGCGGTGTTGGTGTACTGGAATCCTACACCGAACGTGTCGCGCGTCAGAGCCAGTTTGAATTCGGAAAAGCAAGAATGTGGGGATCGCTGGGCTGGGCCGTGGCAACGTTTTTCGCCGGGCTATTGTTCAATATCAACCCGAAAGTAAACTTCGCAGTCGCCAGCTGTTCAGGCCTGATCTTCTTTATGCTTTTGATACGCTTACGCGTCTCTTCGGCATCACACGCGATGCAGGAGGCGGTGTCAGGCGGGAAAGTCACGCTGAAAGATGCCTTACGGCTGCTAACCCTGCCGCGCTTCAGGGCCCTGATATTCTTCGTGGTCGGGACCTGTATTTACAGCGTCTACGATCAGCAGTTTCCGGCCTATTTTACCTCACAGTTCCCCACGCAGCAGGAAGGTAACGCCATGTACGGCTATCTGAATTCGTTTCAGGTGCTCCTGGAGGCTGCTGGCATGTTCTGTGCGCCATGGCTGGTTAATCGTGTCGGGGCCAAAAATGGCCTGATTTTCGCTGGAATGGTGATGGCAATGCGTATGATCGCTTCCGGGTTAGTGGAAGGTCCGCTGCTTATTTCCATCACTAAGCTGCTACATGCCGTTGAACTCCCAATTCTGTTAATCGCTATTTTCAAATACAACAGCCTTAACTTCGATAAACGACTCTCTGCCACGCTCTATCTGGTGGGCTTTGCCTGTACGAGCTCAGTGGTCGCTACCCTGTTATCGCCCCTGGCAGGCTACAGCTACGAAAAATATGGATTTGCTCAGTCCTATCTGTTTATGGGGCTGATGGTATTCGGTATCACCTTTATTTCCATCTTCTTGTTGCGATCCAGTAAACCCTCCGGGGATCCGCAGGGCCGTAACTTTCTCCTGGCTGAATAA
- a CDS encoding LacI family DNA-binding transcriptional regulator yields MASLKDVAKLANVSLMTVSRALNSPERLKPETLSRVQSAIDATQYVPDLSAKKIRGAHAIPNTIGVLALDTVTTPFSVEITLSIEETARAHGWNSFVVNMFSDDSPENIVDLLLSHRPDGIIYTTMGLRQVPLPEKLLGLPCALANCESLHQPVASYIPDDEKGQYSVVQALLSAGYRRPLCLHLPVNHLATARRRKGLEKACREAGIDPDKLDHCYMEYGDEHYRDIPDMLMAHIHHGRAHFDSVVCGNDRIAFMVYQTLLSQRLRIPQDVAVVGYDNMVGIGHLFLPPLSTVQLPHYEIGRLSALHIINGETHRKTVEVESPLLFRESV; encoded by the coding sequence ATGGCATCGCTGAAAGATGTGGCAAAACTGGCAAACGTATCGCTGATGACAGTTTCCAGGGCATTAAACTCTCCCGAACGCCTGAAGCCTGAGACCCTGTCTCGCGTACAGTCCGCTATCGACGCGACGCAATACGTGCCCGATTTATCGGCAAAAAAAATACGTGGCGCTCACGCCATTCCAAATACCATCGGCGTGTTGGCTCTTGACACTGTCACCACCCCTTTTTCCGTGGAAATCACCCTTTCCATCGAAGAAACGGCTCGTGCCCATGGCTGGAACAGCTTTGTGGTTAACATGTTTTCTGATGACAGCCCGGAAAATATCGTCGATCTGCTGCTCTCACATCGGCCGGATGGCATTATCTATACAACAATGGGATTGCGACAGGTGCCATTACCCGAGAAGCTGTTAGGCCTCCCCTGCGCGCTGGCCAACTGCGAAAGCCTGCATCAGCCGGTCGCGAGCTATATTCCAGATGATGAAAAAGGGCAATATTCTGTGGTGCAGGCACTCCTGTCCGCAGGCTATCGTCGTCCCCTCTGTTTACACTTGCCCGTAAACCATCTTGCTACCGCCAGACGGCGTAAAGGTCTGGAAAAGGCCTGCAGGGAAGCCGGTATCGATCCTGATAAGCTTGACCACTGTTACATGGAGTATGGCGATGAACACTACCGTGATATTCCCGACATGCTTATGGCGCATATCCACCACGGCAGAGCTCATTTCGATTCCGTGGTGTGTGGGAACGATCGTATTGCGTTTATGGTCTATCAGACACTGCTGTCGCAGAGGTTGAGGATCCCGCAGGATGTCGCGGTAGTAGGCTACGATAATATGGTGGGTATTGGCCATCTCTTCCTGCCCCCGCTCTCAACGGTGCAGCTGCCCCATTACGAGATTGGACGCCTTAGCGCGCTGCATATCATCAACGGTGAGACGCATCGGAAAACGGTAGAAGTTGAAAGCCCATTGCTATTTCGGGAATCGGTGTAG
- a CDS encoding TetR family transcriptional regulator, translating to MPATEKRKNDPQGLKLRILAGALTTFAEFGLQGARMEQIATLAQTTKRMVVYHFATKENLYIQVLESVYQQIRSHETGLKLADLPPEKAMARLAEASFDYHISHADFMRLVCSENLMRGRYISQSTRLKTLNQSALEVLDAILLRGKAAGVFDTEACAVDVHRLISSICTHNVSNRYTFHALFGGSENEEQSIARNRQLVVDATLRYLRPRG from the coding sequence ATGCCCGCAACTGAGAAAAGAAAAAATGACCCGCAGGGGTTAAAGCTGCGCATCCTGGCCGGTGCGCTCACCACCTTTGCGGAATTTGGCCTGCAGGGCGCGCGCATGGAACAGATAGCCACCCTTGCCCAGACCACCAAACGAATGGTGGTGTACCATTTCGCCACAAAAGAAAACCTGTACATACAGGTGCTGGAATCGGTGTATCAGCAGATCCGCAGCCATGAAACCGGCCTGAAACTGGCTGATTTACCCCCTGAAAAAGCGATGGCGAGGCTGGCCGAGGCGAGTTTTGACTATCACATTTCCCATGCGGATTTTATGCGGCTGGTCTGTAGCGAGAACCTGATGCGCGGGCGTTATATCAGTCAGTCCACGCGCCTTAAAACACTGAACCAGAGCGCGCTTGAGGTGCTTGATGCCATTCTCCTGCGGGGTAAAGCCGCAGGCGTCTTTGATACCGAGGCCTGCGCCGTTGATGTTCATCGCCTGATCAGCAGCATCTGCACCCACAACGTGTCTAACCGTTACACTTTTCACGCGCTCTTTGGCGGCAGTGAAAACGAAGAGCAAAGCATTGCGCGCAATCGCCAGCTGGTAGTAGATGCCACGCTTCGCTATCTGCGCCCACGAGGATAA
- a CDS encoding D-arabinono-1,4-lactone oxidase, protein MTCENPGYPLRKPHLSENDSRLWNWAQNGPIADKRAVQSPQNEAELQTLVAASEGKIRVTGSKMSPSRMLKVAGQQDTLVDLSNLSGLIAITDDSATFAGGTPLHEVYEMLTGIGRMLPSSPGVIASQTLAGALATGTHGQGLQQSSIADEALSIRMVLADGSIAEYTRDHRWFPAVQLGLGALGVVTQVTLRTQPLTIYTCFKNAVSADSLEQDLLDWNHDYALSKAWWFPNENQVHVWTAREASDVEIRQYRDNNEELVTQEETSDAMNETIDQTLEHMRSDTKIVDENGKPFRTVTRFKDFSDVTGDVYQVFCRGIATPQINVEIGIPLARAPAVIAKIKAWHTETQPHMHYPIILRCTGPSSSWLSPSAPEATCFFGFVVYYAEDGSLSEEGVNFLQAVEKLLAAEGGKPHWGKYFDASLYDWPALYPEWPAFLEAREALDPQHKFENHFTAALFD, encoded by the coding sequence ATGACATGCGAAAACCCTGGTTACCCACTCCGTAAGCCTCATTTGAGCGAAAACGATTCCCGGCTGTGGAACTGGGCACAAAATGGCCCTATTGCTGATAAACGTGCCGTGCAATCACCCCAGAATGAGGCTGAGCTGCAAACGCTGGTGGCGGCGAGCGAAGGAAAGATTCGCGTTACGGGCAGCAAAATGTCTCCCAGTCGGATGCTAAAGGTGGCCGGGCAACAGGATACGCTGGTTGACCTGAGCAACCTGAGCGGTCTGATTGCGATTACCGACGATAGCGCCACCTTTGCGGGCGGTACGCCGTTACATGAAGTGTATGAAATGCTGACCGGTATAGGCCGCATGCTTCCCTCCTCGCCGGGCGTGATTGCTTCCCAGACGCTGGCGGGTGCCCTGGCAACGGGTACCCACGGGCAGGGTTTGCAGCAGAGCTCCATCGCCGATGAGGCGCTAAGCATCCGCATGGTGCTGGCCGATGGCAGCATTGCCGAGTATACCCGCGACCACCGTTGGTTCCCGGCGGTCCAGCTTGGACTGGGCGCATTGGGTGTGGTCACCCAGGTCACGCTGCGTACTCAGCCCCTGACCATCTACACCTGTTTCAAAAACGCCGTCAGCGCCGACAGCCTGGAGCAGGATTTGCTGGACTGGAATCATGACTATGCGCTCAGCAAAGCCTGGTGGTTCCCCAATGAAAACCAGGTCCACGTCTGGACGGCCCGCGAGGCCAGCGACGTTGAGATCCGCCAGTATCGTGATAACAACGAAGAGTTAGTAACCCAGGAAGAAACCAGCGATGCGATGAATGAAACTATCGATCAGACGCTGGAGCATATGCGTAGCGACACGAAAATCGTTGACGAGAACGGCAAGCCATTTCGTACCGTCACGCGTTTCAAGGATTTTTCCGACGTTACCGGAGACGTTTATCAGGTCTTTTGCCGGGGCATTGCCACCCCGCAGATTAACGTTGAAATCGGCATTCCACTGGCGCGAGCGCCTGCGGTCATTGCTAAGATTAAGGCCTGGCATACTGAAACCCAGCCGCATATGCACTATCCGATTATTTTACGCTGTACCGGCCCGTCATCCTCATGGCTCAGCCCGTCAGCACCAGAAGCGACCTGCTTCTTTGGCTTTGTGGTTTACTATGCCGAGGACGGTTCCCTCTCTGAAGAGGGCGTGAATTTTCTGCAGGCGGTGGAGAAGCTGCTGGCCGCAGAGGGGGGCAAACCGCACTGGGGAAAATATTTCGACGCGTCGCTCTATGACTGGCCAGCCCTCTACCCCGAGTGGCCTGCCTTCCTGGAGGCGCGGGAAGCGCTGGATCCGCAGCATAAATTTGAAAACCACTTTACCGCAGCTTTATTTGACTGA
- a CDS encoding glycosyltransferase family 8 protein has translation MKAWATLLTQPGYAVGVRALSTSLKKAGSIYPLVVMVTENIDVATRQSLEDLGCRVQEVQALSPDSSLKHNYANARFSEVWTKLAAWKLTDYDRIVFLDADMLVTQNMDELFSLTLEEEGIAACHACRCNPNKIASYPKSWRPENCFYSYCRGLEHTEEPAEVDNYLNGGFLVLTPSQAVFDDMVHRLSKLDDLSRYLFAEQDFLNDYYHQRWKPLPYIYNALKTLPFQHAAMWDLAEVKNIHFILDKPWEKAPDKNDRYSALNALWWEISAS, from the coding sequence ATGAAGGCATGGGCAACCCTGTTAACACAGCCGGGCTACGCCGTCGGCGTCAGGGCGCTATCAACGTCTTTGAAAAAGGCCGGCAGTATCTACCCGCTGGTGGTGATGGTGACCGAGAATATCGACGTCGCGACCCGGCAGTCACTTGAGGACCTGGGCTGCCGGGTGCAGGAAGTGCAGGCGCTCAGCCCGGACAGCAGCCTGAAGCACAACTATGCCAATGCGCGCTTTTCAGAAGTGTGGACCAAGCTGGCTGCCTGGAAACTGACCGACTACGATCGCATTGTTTTTCTGGATGCCGATATGCTGGTGACCCAGAATATGGATGAGCTGTTCTCGCTAACGCTGGAAGAAGAAGGGATTGCGGCCTGTCACGCCTGTCGCTGCAACCCCAATAAGATTGCCAGCTATCCAAAAAGCTGGCGGCCTGAAAACTGCTTTTACAGCTACTGTCGGGGCCTGGAGCATACGGAAGAACCGGCAGAAGTCGACAATTACCTGAACGGCGGATTTCTGGTGCTCACACCCAGCCAGGCGGTATTTGATGATATGGTACACCGTTTGTCCAAACTGGATGATTTATCCCGCTATCTCTTTGCCGAGCAGGACTTCCTCAACGATTACTACCATCAGCGCTGGAAGCCGCTTCCCTATATCTATAACGCGTTAAAGACGCTGCCTTTCCAGCATGCGGCAATGTGGGATCTCGCCGAGGTTAAAAATATCCACTTTATTCTCGATAAGCCCTGGGAAAAAGCGCCGGATAAAAACGACCGGTATTCTGCGTTGAATGCCCTGTGGTGGGAAATTTCTGCCAGTTGA
- a CDS encoding lysozyme, giving the protein MKISDRGIRFIKQEEGERLVSYRDVVGIWTIGVGHTGSVDGLPVHKEMRIDAKKSTELLLMDLRTVERAINKDVSAAMNQNQYDALCSLIFNIGIGAFRDSTLRKRLNVGDYKGAADAFLMWKRAGSAKDILLPRRERERALFMS; this is encoded by the coding sequence ATGAAAATAAGCGATAGAGGTATCAGGTTTATTAAACAGGAAGAGGGCGAGCGGCTGGTAAGTTATCGTGATGTGGTGGGCATCTGGACGATAGGCGTAGGCCACACCGGGAGTGTTGACGGTCTCCCCGTGCATAAAGAGATGAGAATTGATGCCAAAAAATCGACTGAACTCTTACTGATGGATCTGCGCACGGTTGAAAGGGCGATTAATAAAGATGTCAGCGCGGCGATGAATCAAAATCAATACGATGCCCTGTGCAGTCTGATATTTAATATTGGCATTGGTGCTTTTCGTGATTCAACCCTGCGAAAAAGGCTGAACGTCGGGGATTATAAGGGCGCAGCCGATGCTTTCCTGATGTGGAAGCGTGCCGGCAGTGCGAAAGATATTTTGCTACCGCGCCGGGAGCGCGAGCGGGCGCTTTTTATGTCCTGA
- a CDS encoding phage holin, lambda family has product MNSTINFILEECAKWIVEYLPTFFSALSGMLIAFFMGIYDGKSWWKIISSTCICGVFTLAVCSSLEHLGLPDSAATLVGGIIGFSGVERIRNVITGILYKRFGADDDENKR; this is encoded by the coding sequence ATGAATTCCACGATAAATTTTATTCTGGAAGAGTGCGCAAAGTGGATAGTCGAATATTTGCCCACCTTTTTCTCTGCCCTGTCGGGAATGCTGATTGCTTTTTTTATGGGAATTTATGATGGCAAATCATGGTGGAAAATAATTTCCAGCACCTGCATTTGTGGCGTATTTACCCTGGCCGTCTGTAGCTCACTGGAGCATCTGGGGCTACCAGACAGTGCGGCCACGCTGGTGGGAGGAATTATTGGTTTCTCAGGGGTGGAAAGAATTCGCAATGTCATTACGGGCATCTTATATAAACGATTTGGAGCCGACGACGATGAAAATAAGCGATAG
- a CDS encoding lytic polysaccharide monooxygenase produces the protein MSNTNTPIISTAKSHGNTRHGHVFSPASRAWFAWEEGLIDNGQLNQREAGKFFPAVQSGLTDVVASTDSANATPPKDGKIASANQGNAEFLDAPGSHWKKHAVLSSELLTISWAYSAVHTTRRWNYFITREGWDPSLPLSRVQFESQPFFKVELTEQPYWSHGAALTPPEPTVHDVMLPQRQGYHVLLAVWEVANTGNAFYHVIDLDFTGDSQPGEEVPAAPAGLRANNITSDSVTLSWNASSTAAAAYRLYRDGELIYNGPQLTFKDTELQQNSRYRYAVSSVNQAGVESAQSQSLSVDTSGTVFPDTPPTAPAHLHSMAVTSTRVDLMWTASTSVNALLEYIVYRDGHEIARVPLSQQSYSDAGLRPETSLRYFVAALDVKGQLSVPSNVLAVTTLADEDTGGGNVYPAWILGGRFNAGDNVSHGGRNWTCLQTHIAYSPEWAPGLAPTLWREIK, from the coding sequence ATGTCTAATACGAATACACCGATCATCAGTACCGCAAAATCGCACGGCAATACGCGTCATGGCCACGTATTTTCACCGGCATCCCGTGCCTGGTTCGCGTGGGAGGAAGGGTTGATCGATAACGGTCAGCTGAATCAGCGCGAAGCGGGAAAATTTTTCCCTGCCGTTCAGTCGGGCCTGACTGATGTTGTTGCATCAACCGATTCAGCCAACGCTACCCCGCCCAAAGACGGTAAAATTGCCAGCGCCAATCAGGGTAATGCTGAATTCCTCGATGCGCCGGGCAGCCACTGGAAAAAACACGCAGTCCTCTCTTCTGAATTATTGACAATATCCTGGGCTTACAGCGCCGTGCATACCACCCGACGCTGGAACTATTTTATCACCCGTGAGGGATGGGACCCGTCTCTACCGCTCAGTCGCGTGCAGTTTGAAAGCCAGCCCTTCTTTAAGGTTGAATTAACCGAACAACCGTACTGGAGCCACGGGGCAGCGCTTACGCCGCCGGAGCCAACGGTTCACGATGTGATGCTTCCCCAGCGGCAGGGCTATCATGTGCTATTGGCGGTGTGGGAAGTGGCGAATACCGGTAACGCTTTTTATCATGTTATCGATCTGGATTTCACCGGCGATAGTCAGCCCGGTGAGGAAGTCCCTGCGGCACCTGCGGGGCTGCGTGCGAATAACATAACCTCTGACAGCGTGACCCTCAGCTGGAATGCCTCATCAACGGCAGCCGCAGCGTATCGGCTCTATCGCGATGGCGAGCTGATTTACAACGGTCCGCAGCTAACCTTTAAGGACACCGAACTCCAGCAGAACAGTCGTTATCGCTATGCCGTCTCTTCGGTGAATCAGGCCGGGGTGGAATCTGCCCAGAGCCAGTCGCTTTCGGTTGATACCAGTGGAACCGTCTTCCCGGATACGCCGCCAACTGCGCCGGCGCATCTGCACAGCATGGCAGTCACGTCAACGCGGGTAGATCTGATGTGGACCGCTTCCACCAGCGTCAACGCGCTGCTGGAGTATATCGTTTATCGCGATGGCCATGAGATTGCACGGGTTCCCCTGTCCCAGCAAAGCTACAGCGACGCCGGTCTGCGGCCTGAAACCTCGCTGCGCTACTTTGTGGCGGCACTCGACGTCAAAGGCCAGCTCTCCGTCCCCAGTAATGTCCTCGCCGTCACCACGCTGGCTGATGAAGATACAGGCGGGGGCAACGTTTATCCTGCCTGGATTCTGGGTGGGCGTTTCAATGCCGGTGATAACGTTTCCCATGGTGGGCGTAACTGGACCTGCCTGCAAACGCATATTGCCTATTCGCCGGAGTGGGCACCCGGTCTGGCACCGACGCTGTGGCGGGAAATTAAATAG
- a CDS encoding glycosyl hydrolase family 18 protein, protein MNQSTGASAYSTAPAASKSANKVIIGFWHNWGAGDGIGYQRGRFSEMLLSQVPLQYNVIAVAFMKVLPGSDNIPDFKPYRGSAEEFRQQVELVHAQGRKVLISLGGADAHIALRKADESALIDRIISLTNQYGFDGLDIDLEQTAIVGADNQIVIPAALKQVKDYFRRQGKNFIISMAPEFPYLRRNGSYVPYINQLEGYYDYVAPQFYNQGADGLTVNGLGYLAQDNDSVKEDFLYYLTESLVTGKGDFIRIPPEKFIIGLPANNDAAATGYVADAGDLTRALSRLDLAGLSIAGLMTWSVNWDEGYSSSGVAYGGEFIKRYGYLSGPLPDPAPNPDPTPDPTPDPTPDPTPDPTPDPTPDPTPDPDWPQWQAGIRYQDNDRVSWNHQHYLCVMPHESNSFWQPNLAHSLWNLI, encoded by the coding sequence ATGAATCAATCCACTGGAGCGTCGGCATATTCAACCGCTCCTGCTGCATCTAAAAGTGCAAATAAAGTTATTATCGGTTTCTGGCATAACTGGGGGGCAGGTGATGGCATCGGCTATCAGCGTGGCCGTTTCAGTGAGATGCTGCTGTCTCAGGTGCCACTTCAGTACAACGTAATTGCCGTCGCCTTTATGAAGGTGTTGCCGGGAAGCGATAATATTCCTGACTTTAAACCTTATAGAGGGAGCGCGGAGGAATTCCGCCAGCAGGTTGAACTTGTGCATGCCCAGGGGCGTAAAGTCCTTATTTCGTTAGGCGGAGCCGATGCGCATATCGCACTGCGAAAGGCGGATGAAAGCGCCCTGATCGACCGTATTATCTCGCTGACGAATCAGTATGGCTTTGATGGGCTTGATATTGACCTTGAGCAGACGGCGATCGTTGGAGCGGATAATCAGATCGTTATCCCGGCGGCACTTAAGCAGGTAAAAGATTATTTTCGTCGGCAGGGAAAGAATTTCATTATCAGTATGGCACCGGAATTCCCCTACCTGCGCAGAAACGGAAGTTATGTGCCTTATATCAACCAGCTTGAAGGATATTACGATTATGTGGCACCGCAGTTTTACAACCAGGGAGCCGATGGTCTGACCGTCAACGGTTTAGGCTATCTGGCGCAGGATAATGACAGTGTAAAAGAGGATTTTCTCTATTATCTGACGGAAAGCCTCGTCACCGGTAAGGGAGATTTTATCAGGATCCCGCCGGAAAAATTTATTATTGGACTGCCCGCGAATAATGATGCTGCGGCAACCGGCTATGTTGCTGATGCGGGTGACCTTACACGCGCCCTCAGCCGTCTTGATTTAGCCGGTCTGTCGATTGCGGGCTTAATGACCTGGTCGGTCAACTGGGATGAAGGCTACTCAAGTTCCGGCGTGGCTTACGGTGGTGAATTTATTAAGCGCTATGGCTATCTGTCCGGCCCGCTACCGGATCCTGCACCCAATCCCGACCCAACACCCGATCCCACACCCGATCCCACACCCGATCCCACACCCGACCCTACGCCCGATCCAACACCCGATCCTACGCCCGATCCAGACTGGCCGCAGTGGCAGGCAGGCATCCGCTACCAGGATAACGACCGGGTCAGTTGGAACCATCAGCACTACCTCTGTGTGATGCCGCATGAATCCAATAGTTTCTGGCAGCCGAATCTTGCCCACTCGCTCTGGAACCTGATCTGA